The following coding sequences lie in one Changpingibacter yushuensis genomic window:
- a CDS encoding toxin — protein MNVHDSALKHGVLREDAIQAATWAVWIEDLDENSPARQLRLGFDTRGRLLETVVLVFDSGNELVIHAMKARPQMIDLLP, from the coding sequence GTGAACGTTCACGATTCGGCGTTGAAGCACGGTGTGCTCCGTGAGGACGCGATTCAGGCGGCGACGTGGGCAGTCTGGATCGAGGACTTGGATGAGAACAGCCCGGCACGGCAGTTGCGGCTCGGTTTCGACACTCGTGGTCGGCTCTTGGAGACGGTTGTTCTTGTCTTCGACAGCGGCAATGAACTGGTGATTCACGCAATGAAGGCTCGACCGCAGATGATCGATCTGCTGCCTTAA
- a CDS encoding amidohydrolase family protein, whose product METHPEQVGIQGARVLNSDFRFEDSSCLSWAAGSFHHGSETGLSSAELSNAEPSSAPPSSLMSESDSSQRFIGGEGLWVVPGFVDAHIHLSRTDRVAGGRSSCSLEERDELVSRNFETVLAAGFTGVRDAGGLCPEWIGKVASGEVSGPFISGSLSIITKDVVDEVGSLPIAVGRALANGASWVKIVATKGLDNPVGSPYGSLFSREDFRIAVGLAEAADARVMVHALGGDAITWAIQSGVHSIEHGVYLTHSQAVMMAAAGVTYVPTVDLYHGLLERLELGELQGSWKARLADIIAVHPASIRLARAAGVEVALGSDYVSDDPAGAQLREFRALHDAGLSAREVLRSATVVGAKLLTGECAPTGTLEEGAPANAVIFSRDPFDADAYTDLTAIVAVVKNGLLFTPDHAKAMLFGAPVGR is encoded by the coding sequence ATGGAGACTCACCCAGAGCAGGTTGGCATTCAAGGTGCCCGCGTTCTGAATTCTGACTTCCGGTTTGAGGATTCTTCATGTCTTTCGTGGGCCGCTGGTAGCTTCCACCACGGCAGCGAAACCGGGCTCTCCAGTGCCGAGCTTTCCAATGCCGAACCTTCCAGTGCGCCACCGTCCAGTCTGATGAGCGAAAGCGATTCCTCGCAACGATTCATCGGCGGCGAAGGGCTATGGGTTGTTCCCGGTTTTGTGGATGCCCACATTCACCTCTCGCGGACTGACAGGGTTGCTGGCGGGCGTTCCTCATGCTCGCTTGAAGAACGCGATGAACTCGTCTCGCGGAACTTCGAGACAGTACTCGCGGCGGGCTTTACAGGTGTGCGCGACGCGGGTGGCCTTTGCCCAGAATGGATTGGCAAAGTGGCCTCGGGAGAAGTGAGCGGCCCGTTCATTTCTGGGTCGTTATCCATCATCACCAAGGACGTGGTGGATGAGGTAGGCAGCCTTCCGATCGCTGTTGGGCGGGCTCTTGCCAATGGAGCTTCGTGGGTCAAGATCGTTGCCACCAAGGGACTGGATAACCCAGTCGGTAGCCCCTATGGGTCTCTTTTTTCGCGCGAGGACTTCCGAATCGCGGTTGGCCTTGCGGAGGCCGCAGATGCACGGGTTATGGTTCATGCGCTCGGCGGCGATGCCATCACGTGGGCGATTCAAAGTGGCGTCCACTCAATCGAACACGGCGTCTACCTCACGCATTCCCAGGCGGTTATGATGGCCGCTGCTGGTGTGACGTACGTTCCCACAGTGGACCTCTACCACGGCCTTCTCGAACGCCTTGAGTTAGGCGAGCTTCAGGGATCATGGAAAGCGCGGCTCGCCGACATTATCGCTGTCCACCCTGCTTCGATCCGCCTCGCCCGTGCGGCGGGTGTGGAGGTAGCGCTCGGGTCTGACTACGTGAGCGATGATCCGGCTGGCGCGCAGCTTCGGGAGTTCCGCGCATTGCACGATGCCGGCTTGAGCGCGCGTGAGGTGCTGCGCTCTGCCACTGTGGTGGGCGCGAAGCTGCTGACCGGCGAATGTGCGCCAACTGGAACGCTTGAGGAAGGCGCCCCAGCTAACGCTGTGATCTTCTCCCGCGACCCCTTCGATGCCGATGCATATACGGATCTCACAGCAATCGTGGCCGTGGTCAAGAACGGATTACTCTTCACTCCCGATCACGCCAAGGCGATGCTGTTCGGAGCGCCGGTAGGGCGCTGA
- the hrpA gene encoding ATP-dependent RNA helicase HrpA, which translates to MSSDSSAERSARSTHNSTARNGDQRTNSRRRTGRRASSHTSGSQQRSNPPRPFSPTQLDSRRAALPTITYPEQLPVSARREEIKAAIRDNQVVIVAGETGSGKTTQLPKICLELGRGIKGLIGHTQPRRIAARSVAERICDELGVTLGGAIGYQVRFTEEVSSTTLVKLMTDGILLAEIQSDPELLRYDTLIIDEAHERSLNIDFILGYLAQLLPHRPDLKVIITSATIDTERFAAHFGHHSFAGKEGTSAPIIEVSGRTYPVEVRYRPLLPDSPATSEGASASSADDSQFYREIDRPETPGRAQAVDQVTGIVEACSELMVEGPGDILVFLSGEGEIRDTQQAFQDDLKNRYIEPGGRSNLPGAVEVLPLFARLSAAEQHRIFESHGHRRIILATNIAETSLTVPGIRYVVDPGTARISRYSNKTKVQRLPIEPVSQASANQRAGRCGRVADGICIRLYSEADFAHREEFTQPEIQRTSLASVILQMVSLGLGTVSDFPFIDPPDERSVRAGTQLLEEIGALDTRPVRGIPTGPRLTKIGWQLSRLPIDPRLGRMLIEAEKNGCASEVLVLVAALSVQDVRERPVEKRPQADQLHARFTARSSDFLAYLTLWRYLHTQQRELSGGAFRRMCRSEFLNYLRYREWTDVVSQLQQMARPLGLSIRPLALPSPTLIDAAAAEGAPMLGGSANSGAVAQACRELGRSSDTPEAGAIHRSMLVGLLSNLGNYSEKTRDYEGARNTHFVVWPGSGLHRRTPAWVMAAELVETSRLFARTVAEIQPQWIEPLAKHLVKRSYSEPIWSSRNGAAMCKERVTLYGMTLIADRQILLSSVGTDSSRDLARELFIRHGLVEGDWRTHHTFLAANKAAIEEAQETESKLRRRGVVADEDSLAAFYEERVPTNVVSGRHFDSWWKKEKATNPQLLDFTQEFLLGGQAAAEGDYPSEWIQGDLTFPVAYSFNPGSYSDGMTVTIPVTLLPQVRPSGFDWLVPGMREELVTATIRALPKRIRRQLVPAPDVARALLPSLPDWNSVAHGDPEAPSFQEAFTAAVRQLRDIEIDDAAWQETELPAHLKVRFVIRSERGAVLDEGESLERLQLSLAPRAKSAVENVVKGAVAMALDEARRGLLSAEDAKKAAEREASSAATKARDEGAARAAIRAALAADSSSAATETPLTHWPAVEGGIIPASVETTGPHGMVVRGYPALVLAQKRPATGPAPVLFSVLAEPAEQVRDHRLGVIHLAASVVQMQEARVTSRWSGNQALALAGSPYPTTSALVADIQLAAARNLVDQWCNQNGVTAGEVRSHAQFDQILEWIRERHEDEVFRLAQLCAQICTEWASTTQAVKANTSIALLGTVTDIRDQVSALVPPGFLHTVPQSQLAHLVRYLKAANLRLEKASSNPAADDALAWQVADVVEKIEQAKKRATEHTYDPHIAARLEEARWMVEELRVSLFAQQLGTQGKVSAKRIEKLIAGI; encoded by the coding sequence ATGTCTAGCGACTCTTCTGCCGAGCGCTCCGCCCGCTCCACTCACAATTCCACTGCACGCAACGGTGATCAGCGCACCAACTCCCGGCGTCGAACGGGTAGGCGCGCCTCGTCCCATACCTCGGGTTCACAGCAACGCAGCAATCCTCCGCGCCCGTTCTCACCCACGCAACTCGATTCGCGTCGAGCAGCACTTCCGACCATCACGTATCCGGAACAACTTCCTGTCTCTGCGCGAAGAGAAGAGATCAAGGCCGCTATCCGCGACAATCAGGTGGTGATTGTCGCGGGTGAAACCGGTTCGGGTAAGACCACTCAGCTACCCAAGATCTGTTTGGAACTTGGACGCGGCATCAAGGGCTTGATTGGCCACACTCAGCCACGCCGGATCGCGGCTCGTTCAGTTGCTGAACGCATCTGCGACGAACTCGGTGTGACGCTCGGCGGCGCCATTGGATATCAGGTTCGCTTCACTGAGGAAGTCAGCTCAACCACCTTGGTCAAGCTGATGACGGACGGGATTCTGCTTGCGGAGATCCAGTCAGATCCCGAACTCCTACGCTATGACACTTTGATCATCGATGAAGCACACGAACGCTCCCTCAACATCGATTTCATTCTGGGCTACCTCGCACAGTTGCTTCCGCATCGCCCTGACCTGAAGGTGATCATCACCTCGGCAACCATCGATACCGAGCGCTTTGCAGCACATTTTGGGCATCACAGCTTTGCCGGGAAAGAGGGTACGTCTGCCCCAATTATCGAAGTCTCAGGGCGAACGTATCCCGTTGAAGTTCGATACCGCCCACTCCTCCCAGACTCGCCCGCCACTTCGGAAGGCGCATCTGCTTCCAGTGCAGATGACTCGCAGTTCTACCGAGAGATTGATCGCCCAGAGACTCCGGGACGTGCACAAGCCGTAGATCAGGTGACGGGTATCGTGGAGGCCTGCAGTGAGCTCATGGTTGAGGGGCCCGGCGACATCTTGGTGTTCTTGTCTGGCGAAGGAGAGATCCGCGATACCCAGCAGGCCTTCCAAGACGATCTGAAGAATCGATACATCGAACCCGGCGGGCGTTCGAACCTCCCTGGCGCGGTGGAGGTCCTCCCCCTCTTCGCACGACTATCGGCGGCTGAGCAGCATCGGATCTTCGAGTCCCATGGGCATCGCAGAATCATTCTGGCCACAAATATCGCCGAAACCTCCCTCACTGTGCCCGGAATCAGATATGTGGTGGATCCCGGCACAGCTCGCATCTCCCGCTACTCCAACAAAACCAAGGTGCAGCGCCTACCCATCGAACCCGTATCTCAGGCCAGTGCAAATCAGCGGGCGGGCCGTTGCGGACGCGTAGCCGATGGCATTTGCATTCGCTTGTACTCCGAAGCGGACTTCGCGCACCGCGAAGAGTTCACGCAACCCGAGATTCAGCGTACTTCACTCGCATCCGTTATCTTGCAGATGGTCTCGCTTGGGCTCGGCACCGTCTCAGATTTCCCCTTCATTGACCCTCCGGACGAACGATCCGTTCGCGCAGGAACTCAGCTTCTAGAAGAGATCGGCGCATTGGACACTCGCCCTGTGCGCGGTATTCCGACCGGTCCCAGACTCACGAAGATCGGCTGGCAGCTTTCCCGCCTTCCAATTGATCCTCGGCTTGGCCGCATGCTTATCGAAGCGGAGAAGAACGGCTGCGCCAGCGAAGTGCTCGTGCTGGTGGCGGCGCTCTCAGTGCAGGATGTACGCGAGCGCCCGGTAGAGAAGCGCCCGCAGGCCGATCAACTCCACGCCCGCTTCACGGCACGCAGTTCGGACTTCTTGGCCTACTTGACCCTGTGGCGCTATCTGCACACGCAGCAGCGCGAACTTTCCGGTGGCGCATTCCGCCGCATGTGCCGGTCCGAGTTCCTCAACTATCTGCGATACCGCGAATGGACTGACGTCGTTTCACAGCTTCAGCAGATGGCGCGCCCACTTGGATTGTCAATCCGTCCTCTTGCACTTCCCTCGCCGACCCTGATTGATGCGGCGGCTGCAGAAGGCGCTCCCATGCTGGGCGGCTCCGCAAACTCAGGTGCTGTGGCTCAGGCCTGCCGTGAGCTCGGGAGGTCTTCAGACACTCCCGAAGCGGGTGCCATCCACAGATCAATGCTCGTCGGCCTTCTGTCCAACTTGGGTAACTACTCTGAGAAGACTCGCGACTATGAGGGTGCGCGTAATACCCACTTTGTGGTGTGGCCAGGATCTGGATTACATCGCCGCACTCCGGCGTGGGTCATGGCAGCCGAGCTCGTAGAGACCTCGCGGCTCTTCGCGCGCACAGTGGCAGAGATTCAGCCTCAGTGGATAGAACCGTTGGCCAAGCATCTGGTCAAGCGTTCCTACTCGGAACCCATCTGGAGTTCGCGCAATGGTGCCGCGATGTGCAAAGAACGCGTGACTCTCTACGGAATGACGCTAATTGCTGACCGCCAGATCCTATTGAGTTCGGTTGGAACGGATAGCTCCCGCGACTTGGCGCGTGAGCTATTCATCCGGCACGGATTAGTCGAAGGAGACTGGCGGACTCACCACACGTTCCTCGCCGCCAACAAAGCTGCAATCGAGGAAGCACAGGAGACCGAAAGCAAACTCCGGCGCCGCGGAGTTGTGGCCGATGAGGATTCGCTCGCCGCATTCTATGAGGAGCGCGTACCCACCAACGTGGTCTCAGGGCGCCACTTCGATTCATGGTGGAAGAAAGAGAAGGCTACTAATCCCCAGTTGCTGGACTTCACCCAAGAGTTCCTTCTAGGCGGGCAAGCCGCAGCTGAGGGTGACTACCCGTCGGAGTGGATTCAAGGAGACCTCACCTTCCCCGTGGCATACAGCTTCAATCCCGGCTCCTATAGCGATGGCATGACCGTGACGATTCCCGTGACGCTTCTGCCACAAGTGCGGCCTTCAGGATTCGATTGGCTTGTGCCAGGCATGCGAGAGGAGCTCGTCACAGCTACGATTCGCGCGCTACCCAAACGGATTCGACGCCAGCTTGTTCCCGCACCGGATGTGGCGCGCGCCCTCCTTCCATCACTGCCCGATTGGAACAGTGTTGCTCACGGAGACCCCGAAGCGCCTTCTTTCCAAGAGGCATTCACTGCAGCCGTGCGCCAGCTTCGAGACATTGAGATCGACGATGCCGCGTGGCAAGAAACCGAACTTCCCGCACATCTCAAGGTGCGTTTTGTGATCCGCAGCGAGCGCGGAGCGGTACTTGACGAAGGAGAGAGCTTAGAACGGCTCCAACTTAGCCTCGCACCGCGAGCCAAATCCGCGGTGGAGAACGTGGTGAAGGGTGCTGTTGCCATGGCGTTAGATGAGGCACGGCGTGGACTCCTTTCGGCTGAAGATGCCAAGAAGGCCGCGGAACGCGAAGCGAGTTCTGCAGCGACAAAAGCGAGGGACGAGGGGGCTGCCCGCGCAGCTATTCGAGCCGCGCTTGCAGCTGATTCTTCTTCAGCAGCTACCGAGACACCGCTAACGCATTGGCCAGCTGTGGAAGGGGGAATCATCCCAGCTTCTGTGGAAACCACCGGTCCACACGGAATGGTTGTCCGTGGCTACCCGGCACTCGTTCTCGCTCAGAAACGGCCAGCCACCGGTCCCGCTCCCGTATTGTTCTCAGTTCTGGCGGAACCCGCTGAGCAAGTCCGCGATCACCGCCTCGGCGTTATTCACCTAGCTGCCTCTGTAGTACAGATGCAGGAAGCCCGCGTCACGTCCCGTTGGTCAGGGAACCAAGCACTGGCTCTGGCAGGATCTCCCTATCCCACCACTTCGGCATTGGTGGCAGACATACAACTGGCGGCCGCCCGCAACCTCGTTGACCAATGGTGCAACCAGAATGGTGTTACAGCCGGAGAGGTGCGCTCCCACGCGCAGTTCGATCAGATCCTCGAGTGGATTCGAGAACGCCATGAGGATGAAGTGTTCCGACTCGCACAGCTCTGCGCCCAGATCTGCACCGAGTGGGCTTCGACCACACAAGCTGTCAAAGCCAACACATCCATTGCTTTGCTCGGAACAGTGACGGACATCCGGGACCAAGTCTCAGCTCTAGTTCCACCTGGATTCCTCCACACAGTGCCTCAATCCCAACTCGCTCATCTGGTGCGCTACCTCAAGGCAGCAAACCTTCGCCTTGAGAAGGCAAGCAGTAACCCTGCTGCTGATGACGCACTGGCATGGCAGGTTGCCGACGTCGTCGAAAAAATAGAACAAGCAAAAAAGCGGGCAACCGAACACACATACGATCCACACATTGCCGCCAGACTGGAAGAAGCGCGCTGGATGGTGGAAGAGCTAAGAGTCTCCCTATTTGCGCAGCAACTGGGAACTCAAGGCAAAGTCAGCGCCAAGAGGATTGAGAAGCTCATCGCGGGGATCTGA
- a CDS encoding DEAD/DEAH box helicase — MADGDGSHQARRSAETPSAAARRGTSESLGAASPHEASRDDSPDCSALLQFSPLVRRWFLEQFNAPTLAQEQAWDAISQEQNSLVIAPTGSGKTLAAFLWAIDQLVRSRTASDAIGTMKNLLPSPHASPVGLAPANIEATQVLYISPLKALGVDVHKNLQVPLAGIKGEYRALGLVEPQISVGVRSGDTSAYERRKLRKHPPDILITTPESLYLMLTSGAAETLTAVRTVIVDEVHALAATKRGAHLAVSLERLDDLVLATSGSKPVTRIGLSATVKPASEVARFLGGSHAVHIIEPPANKGIDVRVAVPFKDMSHPEVENLALGVGAAGEANPTDDHRIGSTWPAIEHAIYERVMQAPSTIIFANYRGQTERLTAALNDIHAAGGGTGEIARAHHGSVSKEVRLEVEQALKAGELRCVVATASLELGIDMGAVKQVIQVDSPPSVAAGLQRIGRAGHRVGEVSRAFFYPVHRSHLPEIATLVQRIESKSIESTSVIANPLDILAQQTVAAVSQKALNAQAWFDTVRRSAPFATLNRADFDSVLDLLSGKYPSTEFSEMRPRISWNRETGVLTARPGARQLAIMNGGTIPDRGLYRVEIARESESVPTTESLPARLGTSPKIGELDEEMVFESRVGDVIVLGTSSWRIREITPDRVKVVPAPGQRGRVPFWHGEGLGRPAELGWAIGATVRECLTQTRQNDSIPKQILPGLDPNAAANTLAYLAEAQETAGAVPTDRDFVVEKTRDELGDYQILLQTPLGKAVHSPWALAVGARLRERFGSSFQIMSSNDGIVIRFADVEGEPPGAELFVFDPAEMAEIVQQEVSGSALFAARFRECAGRALLLGGGSPHKRAPLWQQRHRAARLLEVAATYTDFPIVKEAARECLHDVYDLPTLIDTCQRITFQQIRLHEVTTASPSTYARSMLFESVGEFIYQGDTPAAERKLAALSFDTELMEQLLGTAGIQDVFDPDVIREVEAELQHTATTRQVHGSEGVADLLRILGPLTVSEIIARSDVSAADIADLLRQERAVATILGGGNYIAAAEDAGTLAAIGAVPSPELALSLGAPSAQDLTSQTKHFPARQEPLRGLISRYLHSIGPTSIAQIEDRFGVNHGLVLDALTHLEKAGSVRRSQFGGVAERWCDRDVVQRIKRRAAKRARQAITPATSPQFASFLLQWQYGGGQLTGVDGVLSVVEQLCGLPLVASTIESLILPQRVADYSPALLDSLVAAGEVVWVGEGDYGDAEGRVSLHLRETLSSTLRPRNSDVQSSVRDKTGPAQRYVTAAEGQTNSPESQPEGVVGHAPSPDQLPLSSWIVQQLNGGRAEFGRDLLAQAQKAFPGLDPSSFADEMWRLAWEGTLTSDSLGALRAAIAPNAAQKVRRPQPRRRTLRNAALAGVSPRSVDARIAGRWSLVSAEGGSESQWYSTALALLLDRYGVVSRGVAIAESFPGGFSAVYEGLNQLEEAGLCRRGHFVEGVGGAQFATAAAVDQLRSFRGESESKAAASALDDSATQPTQGSDRLEPSSSSLPQPRTAVVLSATDPANPYGATLAWPELRLNARPRRNPGALVVLLGGTPVLYLERGGKTALTFNDDEITREERSAAAAELVRTCRRGNLSDFVIEAIDGALPSNSPWHLPMREAGLDRTPRGLSYMRPAR, encoded by the coding sequence ATGGCAGATGGGGACGGGAGTCATCAAGCGCGCCGCTCGGCTGAAACACCTAGCGCGGCGGCCCGTCGCGGCACATCAGAATCACTAGGTGCGGCCTCTCCACACGAAGCATCACGGGATGATTCGCCGGATTGCTCAGCGCTGCTCCAATTCTCACCCCTAGTGCGGCGTTGGTTCCTCGAACAGTTCAATGCTCCAACACTCGCCCAAGAACAAGCGTGGGATGCGATTTCTCAGGAGCAGAACTCGTTAGTCATTGCGCCAACTGGCTCTGGAAAAACCTTGGCCGCCTTTCTTTGGGCTATTGACCAGTTGGTCCGATCGCGCACGGCTTCCGATGCCATAGGCACGATGAAGAACCTACTGCCTTCACCACATGCATCACCCGTTGGCCTTGCCCCCGCAAACATCGAAGCCACCCAAGTCCTCTATATCTCACCTCTTAAGGCGTTGGGCGTGGATGTGCACAAGAACCTTCAAGTTCCCTTGGCTGGGATCAAAGGCGAGTACCGCGCTCTGGGCCTTGTGGAACCACAGATCTCAGTGGGCGTGCGCTCAGGCGATACCAGCGCATATGAGCGCCGCAAGCTCCGCAAGCACCCGCCGGACATCCTCATCACTACACCAGAATCCTTGTATCTCATGCTGACTTCTGGAGCTGCCGAAACTCTCACTGCAGTCCGCACCGTTATCGTGGATGAAGTCCACGCCCTCGCGGCCACGAAACGCGGTGCGCATCTGGCAGTCTCATTGGAGCGGCTCGATGATCTGGTTCTTGCCACCAGCGGGTCCAAACCTGTCACCCGAATCGGCCTGTCAGCCACAGTCAAGCCCGCGAGCGAAGTTGCCCGCTTTCTTGGTGGCAGCCACGCAGTGCACATCATCGAACCTCCTGCGAACAAAGGCATTGACGTTCGAGTGGCAGTCCCTTTCAAGGATATGTCCCATCCAGAAGTGGAGAACCTCGCACTCGGAGTGGGTGCCGCAGGCGAAGCCAACCCAACAGATGATCACCGCATCGGTTCCACTTGGCCAGCCATAGAACATGCTATTTACGAACGCGTGATGCAAGCCCCCTCCACCATCATCTTCGCTAACTACCGCGGCCAGACGGAACGATTGACCGCAGCGCTCAATGACATACACGCGGCCGGTGGCGGCACAGGAGAAATCGCGCGAGCACATCACGGATCCGTCTCAAAAGAGGTCCGCCTAGAAGTCGAACAGGCCCTGAAGGCAGGTGAGCTGAGATGCGTGGTGGCTACCGCCAGCCTTGAGCTAGGTATCGATATGGGAGCGGTGAAGCAGGTCATTCAAGTGGACTCGCCGCCCTCCGTCGCGGCTGGATTACAGCGGATCGGGCGTGCTGGCCACAGGGTTGGTGAGGTATCAAGAGCCTTCTTCTACCCTGTTCACAGATCGCACCTTCCTGAAATAGCTACGCTCGTTCAGCGAATCGAATCAAAGAGCATTGAAAGCACTTCAGTGATCGCGAACCCGCTGGACATTCTGGCTCAGCAGACTGTAGCTGCCGTGTCCCAGAAGGCTCTGAACGCGCAGGCGTGGTTTGACACCGTGCGCAGGTCAGCTCCGTTCGCTACCCTTAACCGAGCTGATTTCGATTCGGTGCTGGACCTCCTTTCGGGCAAGTACCCCTCCACCGAGTTCTCCGAAATGCGCCCCCGCATCTCATGGAACCGTGAAACAGGAGTCCTCACAGCGCGGCCTGGCGCTCGCCAGCTGGCAATCATGAACGGCGGTACCATCCCTGATCGCGGACTCTATCGCGTGGAGATCGCGCGTGAAAGCGAAAGTGTGCCTACCACAGAAAGCTTGCCCGCCCGTCTGGGAACGTCACCGAAGATTGGAGAACTCGATGAGGAGATGGTCTTCGAATCTCGTGTTGGTGATGTCATCGTATTGGGCACATCAAGCTGGAGGATCCGTGAGATCACCCCGGATCGCGTAAAGGTTGTTCCAGCACCGGGTCAACGCGGGCGCGTGCCCTTCTGGCACGGGGAAGGGCTTGGCCGGCCAGCGGAGTTGGGATGGGCTATCGGCGCTACCGTTCGGGAATGCCTCACCCAAACACGGCAGAACGATTCCATACCTAAGCAGATACTTCCCGGCCTCGACCCCAACGCTGCAGCAAATACCCTTGCCTACCTTGCGGAAGCCCAAGAAACAGCTGGGGCTGTGCCAACCGATCGCGACTTCGTGGTCGAAAAGACAAGAGACGAGTTGGGCGATTACCAAATCCTTCTCCAAACGCCTCTAGGGAAGGCCGTTCACTCCCCGTGGGCGCTCGCCGTGGGTGCGCGGCTGCGAGAGCGCTTCGGATCTTCGTTTCAGATCATGTCAAGCAACGATGGAATCGTCATTCGCTTCGCCGACGTCGAAGGCGAACCCCCTGGAGCTGAACTCTTCGTTTTTGACCCGGCTGAGATGGCCGAAATCGTACAGCAAGAAGTGAGCGGCTCCGCGCTATTTGCTGCACGCTTCCGGGAATGCGCCGGGCGTGCCTTGCTTCTGGGAGGAGGCTCCCCGCACAAACGGGCACCTCTGTGGCAGCAACGGCACCGGGCGGCTCGTCTTCTCGAAGTGGCGGCCACATACACAGACTTCCCGATCGTGAAGGAGGCCGCCCGCGAATGCCTTCATGATGTCTACGATCTCCCCACCCTCATCGATACCTGCCAACGCATCACGTTTCAGCAGATTCGCCTTCATGAAGTCACCACGGCATCTCCTTCCACCTATGCGAGATCCATGCTGTTTGAATCTGTGGGAGAGTTCATCTATCAAGGAGATACACCCGCAGCAGAACGGAAGCTGGCAGCTCTCAGCTTCGATACCGAACTGATGGAGCAATTGCTCGGTACAGCTGGAATCCAAGATGTATTCGATCCAGACGTCATCCGCGAGGTGGAGGCCGAACTTCAACACACTGCAACCACGCGCCAGGTTCACGGCTCCGAAGGCGTAGCTGACCTCCTTCGAATACTCGGACCGCTCACTGTTTCCGAAATCATTGCGCGATCAGACGTTAGTGCAGCTGATATTGCGGACCTGCTACGCCAGGAACGTGCGGTTGCCACAATCCTCGGCGGTGGCAATTACATTGCCGCGGCTGAGGACGCCGGAACTCTGGCAGCAATTGGGGCGGTTCCTTCGCCTGAGTTGGCACTTTCGTTAGGGGCACCGAGCGCCCAAGACCTCACGTCACAAACTAAGCACTTCCCGGCCAGGCAAGAACCACTTCGAGGTCTTATTTCCCGCTATCTACACTCCATCGGTCCCACCAGCATTGCCCAGATTGAGGATCGCTTCGGAGTGAACCACGGCCTAGTCCTCGATGCCCTGACCCACCTTGAGAAGGCTGGTTCAGTCCGTCGCAGCCAGTTTGGCGGCGTCGCCGAACGCTGGTGCGACAGAGATGTGGTGCAGCGAATCAAGCGGCGCGCGGCCAAGCGCGCCCGGCAAGCCATCACACCTGCCACAAGTCCCCAGTTCGCCAGTTTTCTTTTACAGTGGCAGTACGGAGGAGGTCAGTTAACTGGAGTTGACGGCGTGCTGAGCGTGGTTGAACAGCTCTGTGGCCTGCCGTTGGTTGCTTCCACAATCGAGAGCCTCATACTGCCCCAAAGAGTTGCTGACTACTCTCCGGCTCTCCTTGACTCATTGGTTGCTGCGGGTGAGGTTGTGTGGGTGGGCGAAGGGGATTACGGCGACGCCGAGGGCCGTGTCAGCCTACATCTTCGTGAGACACTCAGTTCCACCCTGCGCCCGCGCAATAGCGATGTGCAGTCGTCGGTTAGAGACAAGACGGGCCCGGCACAACGGTACGTGACCGCTGCGGAAGGCCAGACGAACTCACCAGAAAGCCAACCGGAGGGCGTGGTGGGCCATGCCCCTTCACCCGATCAACTTCCCTTATCCTCGTGGATCGTCCAGCAGCTCAACGGAGGCCGCGCCGAGTTCGGCCGGGATCTCCTTGCGCAAGCGCAGAAGGCCTTCCCCGGGCTTGATCCCAGTTCGTTCGCAGACGAAATGTGGCGCTTAGCGTGGGAGGGAACTCTCACCTCTGATTCCCTCGGGGCACTGCGCGCAGCAATTGCGCCTAACGCAGCCCAGAAGGTTCGCCGCCCTCAACCTCGGCGCCGCACGCTCCGCAACGCCGCCCTTGCCGGCGTCTCACCACGCTCCGTGGACGCCAGAATCGCTGGAAGATGGTCGCTCGTGTCAGCCGAAGGCGGCTCAGAATCACAGTGGTACTCCACGGCTCTCGCGCTTCTCCTAGACCGATACGGCGTAGTGTCCCGAGGCGTCGCGATAGCAGAATCTTTCCCTGGCGGATTCTCCGCAGTCTACGAAGGCCTCAATCAGCTCGAGGAGGCAGGGCTATGCAGACGAGGTCACTTTGTGGAAGGCGTTGGCGGTGCCCAGTTCGCAACGGCCGCTGCAGTGGATCAGTTGCGCAGCTTCCGCGGTGAATCTGAGTCCAAGGCCGCCGCGTCCGCCTTGGACGATTCGGCCACGCAACCTACACAAGGGTCTGATCGCCTCGAACCATCCTCATCATCTCTCCCGCAACCACGCACTGCGGTGGTGTTATCCGCAACTGACCCAGCAAATCCGTACGGCGCCACCCTAGCGTGGCCGGAGCTCCGCCTGAACGCCAGACCTCGCCGTAATCCCGGTGCGCTGGTGGTACTGCTCGGCGGAACTCCCGTGCTCTACCTCGAACGTGGCGGCAAAACGGCACTGACGTTTAACGATGATGAAATCACGCGGGAAGAACGCAGCGCGGCTGCAGCGGAACTAGTCCGAACATGCCGGCGCGGTAATCTCAGTGACTTCGTGATTGAGGCAATCGACGGCGCTCTGCCCTCAAACTCACCTTGGCACCTTCCCATGCGTGAGGCAGGCCTAGACCGCACGCCCCGTGGGCTAAGCTATATGCGGCCAGCTCGCTGA